A single Cannabis sativa cultivar Pink pepper isolate KNU-18-1 chromosome 7, ASM2916894v1, whole genome shotgun sequence DNA region contains:
- the LOC133029336 gene encoding uncharacterized protein LOC133029336 — protein sequence MLHKIKSDKPDEVHFYEGRKRCRFGRVEFGLVTGLNLLPGPTEEDIKQNGSSDRLIQEYFNGSASISFGQLRRVFESCTEADDVYKLGMALFVMGVLTGKEEKTVVPPFVIRMVDNLPFFYEYPWGKISYTKLMETCNKDYLDVNNKMLKKIEKGVTQKEAKYSAYGYAAALQYWAYEAILQLGNEYAVRRSHRFPRMVNWESKPNTTLGKDEVTRLFAKNLTVYSMLCPRPNKIEFVSYITGGQPPLFVDLEELVLGEDGQPTQDALRSQAEKLASTLEEQAEAARIFKDSTPPPPSPPRAPPAIPDGSSVDPSPASVPDGSGVDPLAASQDPPVPPSVLFPAPQRLAIQYTLPFWQGWRLGRGGRPLC from the exons ATGCTTCACAAAATAAAATCTGACAAGCCGGACGAGGTGCATTTCTATGAGGGAAGGAAGAGATGTAGATTTGGGAGGGTGGAGTTCGGCTTGGTCACCGGGTTAAACTTGTTGCCCGGCCCTACTGAGGAAGACATCAAACAAAATGGAAGCTCTGACCGGTTGATTCAGGAATATTTCAACGGTAGTGCTTCGATCAGCTTCGGCCAACTGCGCAGAGTTTTTGAGAGCTGCACAGAAGCTGATGATGTCTACAAGTTGGGGATGGCCTTGTTTGTTATGGGCGTCCTCACTGGTAAGGAGGAGAAGACTGTCGTTCCTCCTTTTGTGATAAGAATGGTTGATAACCTTCCATTCTTCTACGAGTACCCCTGGGGAAAGATTTCTTACACCAAGCTGATGGAAACTTGTAACAAGGATTACTTGGATGTGAATAATAAGATGTTGAAAAAGATTGAGAAGGGAGTCACTCAGAAGGAGGCAAAATACTCAGCCTACGGCTATGCTGCAGCGTTGCAGTATTGGGCATACGAGGCCATATTACAGCTGGGCAACGAGTATGCAGTGAGGAGGTCGCATCGCTTTCCGAGAATGGTCAACTGGGAGAGTAAGCCGAACACTACACTCGGGAAGGATGAAGTGACCAGATTATTTGCTAAAAAT TTGACAGTGTACTCCATGTTATGTCCTCGGCCGAACAAGATTGAGTTTGTGAGTTACATAACCGGGGGTCAGCCTCCGTTATTTGTTGACTTGGAGGAACTTGTGTTGGGTGAGGATGGGCAACCAACACAGGATGCTTTGCGAAGCCAGGCCGAAAAGCTTGCCTCCACATTGGAAGAACAAGCGGAGGCAGCCCGAATATTTAAAGACTCTACACCACCTCCACCATCTCCACCACGTGCACCGCCTGCAATTCCAGATGGGTCTAGTGTTGACCCATCTCCAGCTTCAGTTCCTGATGGGTCTGGTGTTGACCCACTTGCAGCATCACAGGATCCTCCTGTTCCCCCGTCAGTTCTATTCCCAGCACCTCAGAGGCTCGCGATCCAGTATACCCTGCCATTTTGGCAAGGTTGGAGACTGGGGAGAGGGGGCAGGCCGCTCTGCTAA